Within Epilithonimonas zeae, the genomic segment TTAATAATTATTATCGATTGACAGAGTTTTATCAATTCTTAGAAACTTACTACAGATGAAAAACGCCTTCGGAATTCCGAAGGCGCTTTTGTTATTATAAAATCAAATAATTAGTTCTTGATGATTTTCTTAGTGATTGATTTTCCGTTTTCCGGTACAATTGTTAAGAAATAAACACCCTTATTCAAATTAGAAATATTGATGCTGGACCTATTTTCTGTCGTCAACAAAACTTGTCCAGCCGCATTGTAAAGACTCGCTTTGAACTTCGAAATACTTTTATCCAGTTTGATGTTAATGAAATTCTGTGTTGGATTCGGATAAACGCTGATATCATCCTTAAAATTGTTAATATCTGAGGTTGCTAAAAATTCTAAGCTGATATTGTCTTTCAGAATTCCCAAAGATTGTGACGTTAAATAAACTTCTGCATTTTCATTATCCATAAAACGAATTGCTCCTGAAATAACTGGCGTGTCAAAGTAATTTTGAGACGTTTTTTCGGCCCAAGTTGTTCCGCCGTTGCTGGTGTAAACTACTTTTGGAAGAATATCCAGATTAGTATAATTAATCCCAACAATCTGTCCATTGGCTTTGGGAGAGTGTTCTACATTTTGGATAAATCCATTGTAGATTTTGCTCCAAGTTGTTCCATTGTCCATAGAAGTATAAATTCCGTTGGAACCTGCCATTGTGTATTGGTTAAGATTCAATGGATTTTGAACCAGACTTAATCCAATATTTGGTAAAGCCAAATCTTCTAGACCTGCTGTGATTTGGGTCCAATTTGTTCCGCCGTCCGTTGTTTTCAGAACTCTGTTTCCAACAGTTACCAGAACTTCATTCGGATTATTTTTACTCACTTTGATTCCGAAAATGTAATCGCCATCGTAAGGAAGAGTGATAAAATCGGTCTGAATCTCATCCGGATTCGAGAAATTAACCTTAACCAAAGAAGATGTTTCACCGTTGAAAGTCGCCAACCAAGCGATATTCGGATTAGAAGAATCGGTTTCCGCAGCAGTAAAATATGTATCATAAGTTGTATGAATGGTTGTAGAGGTAGCTCCGTAATCATTACTCACTTTGATATTATTTCCCATAAAAGAAGATTTGTAAATGTAAGTTCTCCCCGCATAATCCTTATCTGCATAAACCAAATCAATCTCTCCGCCGAGCGGACTTTCGTTCAACGGCATTACATTTACAGGTGTCTCCTCATTGGTTTCAAGATTTCGCAGTGCGTAACCATATTGTACACCGTACATTAATTTGTCGGCTCCGTTATCGTTAATGATATTTGTATTTCCCATTCCGATAAAGAAAGGACTTTTAATAGATGTTAATGTTACGCCGTTGTCAGACGAGAATTTTGGATAATGGTTGTTCGAAATTAAAACTTCGTTGGGTTTAGATGGATTAAAGGTGGCATTAATTCCGTAAAAATAAGAATCTCCGTCACTTAGTCCATTAGAAACTGTAGTTGTCCACGTTGCTCCACCATTTGTAGTTACGGCAACTCTGTCATCACCCATTACTACAACGTGATTGGAGTTATTCGGATTGATTTCAATTTTAGTAATCATTTTCATCCCAAATTGCTCTGTGGACCAAGGGATTTGCGTTTCTTCTGTCCAAGTTATGCCTCCGTTCGTGGATTTGTAAAGCGCCTGATGTTGCTCAGGATAGCTCCAAGTGATTCCGCTTCCTGCGTAGATGATGTCAGTATTGTTTGGGTCAACGGCAACCGATTGTAAAATCAAACCGTTCAAAGTTTCTGTCCACGTTGCACCACCGTCCGTCGATTTGAAAAAACCACCATCTTCATTTCCTGCACCACCATTGCGAACGATGTATAATATTTGAGGATTTTTCGGGTCCATTATCGCATCATTCAGAATGACGCTTTCGTGGTCTGCGGTGTCATAAACCTTTGTCCAAGATTCTCCACCATTGGTACTTGTGAAAAATTTATTTTCTATTCCGCTGGCCAACATAGAAATAGTGTTCATTGAACCATTATCGAAAATCGAATAATTATCAATTTTTTGAATGTCTTCGTTTTGAGGAAATTGATATTCTTTAATAATAGAATTGGTCGCCAAATCTAGAATCGCCACTTTGTTCATAGAACTTCCAAGTCCAAAATATTCGATGAAACTGAGTGCAGTTCCATTATTGGTTAACCTCAATTCGAGAATGTTTGGCGAATATTCCGGATAGGGCAATGTGAATAATACGTTCCAAGTCACACCGTTATCCTCAGAAACTAAAATGTGTTTGCCAATGTAAGATGTTGCATAAATCTTATTAGGCGTTGTTTTGTCGTATGCAAAGTTCTTCATACGACCGTAATCCTGATTTCCTGCGAAGCTCACCTGCGAATGGAAAAGCTGTAAGGAAAAAGCACAGAATAGTGTAAGTAATGTTTTCTTCATATCAATCTACTTTTTTAAATGATGAAAACAAATTTATCGGGCGAAGATAAAACGACAATAAATTTTGGATGGAATAAACAGGACTTTACAAGAAAAAACGTGACATTGTTTGCTTAAATGCTTGATATATAATTATATAAATCATTTGAGTTAGAAAGGTTCATTCTTTTTGATATTCTTTCTTTTCGTTTTCTGCAAGCTTCGATTGTAATGTTGAAGATAGAAGCGATTTCCTTTGTGGAAAGGTTCATGTAGATGTACGAAATGTATCTGATGTCATTCAAAGTCAAATCATTATGTTTTTCTTTGAGTGAATTGATGAATCTGCTGTTGATTTCCTGAAAGTGTGTTAAGAAATCATCAGTGCTGTCTTCTTTGGTCAGAATGATTTTCAGTTGGTCTAATTGTTTGGTTAATAAAGAACTTTTCAGAATTTCCGGCCGTTCTTTCATCCGAAGTATGTATTCCTCGATTTTGTCATTTCTCTGAGCAAGATGAATGGCGTTGGCGGCGAGTTGTCGATTTTTATTTTCCAGTTCGTTCTTCAGCTTTTCCTTTTCCAAAAGTGTATTGGT encodes:
- a CDS encoding T9SS type A sorting domain-containing protein; the protein is MKKTLLTLFCAFSLQLFHSQVSFAGNQDYGRMKNFAYDKTTPNKIYATSYIGKHILVSEDNGVTWNVLFTLPYPEYSPNILELRLTNNGTALSFIEYFGLGSSMNKVAILDLATNSIIKEYQFPQNEDIQKIDNYSIFDNGSMNTISMLASGIENKFFTSTNGGESWTKVYDTADHESVILNDAIMDPKNPQILYIVRNGGAGNEDGGFFKSTDGGATWTETLNGLILQSVAVDPNNTDIIYAGSGITWSYPEQHQALYKSTNGGITWTEETQIPWSTEQFGMKMITKIEINPNNSNHVVVMGDDRVAVTTNGGATWTTTVSNGLSDGDSYFYGINATFNPSKPNEVLISNNHYPKFSSDNGVTLTSIKSPFFIGMGNTNIINDNGADKLMYGVQYGYALRNLETNEETPVNVMPLNESPLGGEIDLVYADKDYAGRTYIYKSSFMGNNIKVSNDYGATSTTIHTTYDTYFTAAETDSSNPNIAWLATFNGETSSLVKVNFSNPDEIQTDFITLPYDGDYIFGIKVSKNNPNEVLVTVGNRVLKTTDGGTNWTQITAGLEDLALPNIGLSLVQNPLNLNQYTMAGSNGIYTSMDNGTTWSKIYNGFIQNVEHSPKANGQIVGINYTNLDILPKVVYTSNGGTTWAEKTSQNYFDTPVISGAIRFMDNENAEVYLTSQSLGILKDNISLEFLATSDINNFKDDISVYPNPTQNFINIKLDKSISKFKASLYNAAGQVLLTTENRSSINISNLNKGVYFLTIVPENGKSITKKIIKN